Proteins encoded together in one Anopheles darlingi chromosome 3, idAnoDarlMG_H_01, whole genome shotgun sequence window:
- the LOC125954731 gene encoding cleavage stimulation factor subunit 1, whose translation MKDQEPAENKDLLKCREQLYRMMISQLFYDGHHGVAVELTKVVRADPPCPPSDRLMNIFKQATQIDQSKESNLFDDLPCGLDLEFETEGSTLAPEPASYETAYVTSHKQACRAGCFSADGQLVATGSVDASIKILDVDRMLAKSSLDDMETGREQHAHPVIRTLYDHTDEVSYLEFHPKGRILASASRDCTVKLFDISKPSIKKAHKVLGDCAQVRCLAFHPTGDYMAVGTDHNVLRIYDVHTAQCFVGAIPSQQHKGAIMCVKYAPNAKILATGSMDGTIKLWDGVSGRCINTFYQAHDGADVCSLHFTRNGKYLLSSGTDSLVKLWELSTSRCLIAYTGAGTTGKQEHQTQAIFNHTEDYVLFPDEATTSLCAWNSRNAARCHLMSLGHNGPVRFIVHSPTQSAFMSCSEDYRARFWVRRTNTH comes from the exons ATGAAAGACCAGGAACCGGCGGAAAATAAGGATCTTCTGAAATGCCGTGAGCAACTCTACCGTATGATGATCAG CCAGCTCTTCTACGATGGGCACCATGGCGTTGCGGTGGAACTGACGAAAGTGGTACGGGCCGATCCACCGTGTCCACCGAGCGATCGGCTGATGAACATCTTCAAACAGGCGACCCAGATCGACCAGTCGAAGGAAAGCAATCTGTTCGACGATTTGCCCTGTGGCCTCGATCTGGAGTTCGAAACAGAGGGTTCAACGCTGGCACCCGAACCGGCCTCGTACGAGACGGCGTACGTTACCTCGCACAAGCAGGCCTGCCGTGCCGGATGTTTCAGTGCCGATGGGCAACTCGTGGCCACGGGCAGTGTCGATGCGAGTATCAAAATACTGGACGTCGATCGGATGCTGGCCAAATCGTCGCTGGATGATATGGAGACGGGGCGGGAGCAGCATGCCCATCCCGTCATCCGCACACTGTACGATCACACGGATGAGGTGTCCTACCTGGAGTTCCACCCGAAGGGTCGCATcctggcatcggcatcgcgcgATTGTACCGTGAAGCTGTTCGACATCTCGAAACCTTCGATCAAGAAGGCCCACAAGGTGCTGGGCGATTGTGCGCAGGTACGCTGCCTAGCATTCCATCCGACCGGCGATTATATGGCCGTCGGAACGGATCATAACGTGCTACGGATCTACGATGTCCACACGGCCCAGTGCTTCGTCGGTGCCATTccatcgcagcagcacaagGGAGCGATCATGTGCGTGAAGTACGCACCGAACGCGAAGATACTGGCCACCGGTAGTATGGATGGAACGATTAAGCTGTGGGATGGTGTGAGCGGCCGGTGCATCAATACGTTCTATCAAGCGCACGATGGTGCCGACGTTTGCTCGCTACACTTTACGCGCAACGGTAAGTATCTGCTGTCCTCGGGTACGGACTCGCTGGTGAAACTGTGGGAGCTGAGCACAAGCCGGTGTCTGATTGCGtacaccggtgccggtacgaCGGGCAAGCAGGAACATCAAACGCAGGCCATCTTCAACCACACCGAGGACTATGTGCTGTTTCCGGATGAAGCAACCACCTCACTATGCGCCTGGAACTCTCGTAACGCCGCCCGCTGCCACCTGATGTCACTCGGCCACAATGGACCGGTTCGGTTCATCGTACACTCACCGACGCAGTCCGCCTTCATGAGCTGCTCCGAGGATTACCGTGCCCGGTTCTGGGTACGAAGAACCAACACCCATTAG
- the LOC125954733 gene encoding 28S ribosomal protein S35, mitochondrial, with protein sequence MALLVRYITLPQWSRTAQTLGYRMQSTAPRLVNEDRGGFGQDEEFRVLNLRQVKNQRAARRKAIRPDVPPPRSQQMATDQDWGAVWPGPRSFHPASVPLPLRQGYATKKNQMAPGKFANAELIKIPNFLHLTPPVIKRQCEALKQFCTPWPKGLESEEKMRRHFPLTCITADYCHALPTIRNPLSRIVTVQLQLGALQLDRHAKDKLLRLVGERYDAESDVLTIVTDRCPLKKQNYDYAIYLITALYHESNVVEPWEATKSEADMEYYDFERNCSKKNAEATLNWGRKEGDADWAPCPSEFADAVARLFNDGENAYNLDKYKEQSLALLGLQAPAAVAAQ encoded by the exons ATGGCCCTACTGGTGCGCTACATCACCCTGCCACAGTGGTCACGAACGGCCCAGACACTGGGCTATCGTATGCAATCGACAGCACCGCGCTTGGTGAACGAAGATCGTGGAGGTTTCGGGCAGGATGAAG AATTCCGTGTATTAAACTTGCGGCAGGTGAAAAATCAACGTGCAGCTCGCCGAAAGGCAATCCGGCCGGATGTACCCCCACCACG GTCACAACAGATGGCAACGGATCAGGATTGGGGTGCGGTTTGGCCCGGACCCCGTAGCTTCCATCCTGCCTCCGTTCCACTGCCCCTTCGGCAGGGTTACGCGACCAAGAAGAACCAGATGGCACCGGGCAAGTTTGCGAACGCGGAATTGATAAAGATTCCCAACTTTCTGCACCTCACACCACCGGTCATTAAGCGGCAGTGCGAAGCGCTGAAACAGTTCTGCACACCCTGGCCGAAGGGACTGGAGTCGGAGGAGAAGATGCGAAGGCACTTCCCGTTGACCTGCATTACGGCTGATTACTGTCATGCGCTACCCACGATACGCAATCCGTTGTCGCGCATCGTCACCGTGCAGCTACAGCTCGGTGCACTGCAGCTCGATCGTCATGCCAAAGATAAGCTGCTGCGGTTGGTCGGTGAACGGTATGATGCTGAGAGTGATGTGCTGACGATCGTTACCGATCGTTGTCCGCTGAAGAAGCAGAACTACGACTATGCGATCTACCTGATCACAGCGCTGTACCACGAGTCGAACGTGGTGGAACCGTGGGAAGCGACCAAGAGCGAAGCGGATATGGAGTATTATGATTTTGAACGGAATTGCAGCAAAAAGAATGCCGAAGCGACGCTGAATTGGGGTAGGAAGGAGGGTGATGCGGACTGGGCGCCCTGCCCGAGCGAGTTCGCCGATGCCGTGGCGAGGCTGTTTAACGACGGGGAAAACGCTTATAATTTGGACAAGTATAAGGAGCAATCGTTAGCCCTGTTGGGACTTCAGGCACCCGCAGCCGTAGCAGCGCAGTAG